One window of the Carnobacterium maltaromaticum DSM 20342 genome contains the following:
- a CDS encoding transporter substrate-binding domain-containing protein: protein MKKKWNKIALLFFVLLSTSLLGACGQKSVAGEDILERIEKDQEIVWGVKTDTRLFGLINIGTGNVEGFDIDIAKAITKEILGSKGHAEFVEVTSKTRIPLLKNGNIDAIIATMTISDERKKVVDFSDVYFDAGQSLLVKKGSPIKGIESLNANTTLLAVKGSTSAVNIRKKAPEAKILELENYAEAFTALKSGQGDAMTTDNSILLGIAEENPDYTLAGDIFTDEPYGIAINKGQEPFLNRVNEALATLKANGTYDKIYDKWFPK, encoded by the coding sequence ATGAAGAAAAAATGGAATAAAATTGCTCTTTTATTTTTTGTTCTCCTTTCGACCAGCCTTTTAGGGGCCTGTGGTCAAAAAAGTGTTGCTGGAGAAGATATTTTAGAACGAATTGAAAAAGATCAAGAGATTGTTTGGGGAGTTAAAACCGATACGCGGTTATTTGGCTTAATTAATATTGGTACAGGTAATGTGGAAGGCTTTGATATTGATATTGCTAAAGCCATTACGAAAGAAATTCTTGGCTCAAAAGGACACGCTGAATTTGTTGAAGTAACATCAAAAACGCGGATTCCTCTTTTGAAAAATGGGAATATCGATGCCATCATTGCTACCATGACCATTTCAGACGAACGTAAAAAAGTAGTTGATTTTTCTGATGTTTACTTTGATGCTGGACAATCGTTGTTAGTAAAAAAAGGCAGTCCGATTAAAGGAATAGAAAGCCTAAATGCTAATACAACCTTACTTGCAGTAAAAGGATCAACTTCCGCCGTTAATATTCGTAAAAAAGCTCCTGAAGCTAAAATTTTAGAATTAGAAAATTATGCAGAAGCTTTCACGGCTTTAAAATCTGGTCAAGGGGATGCCATGACAACAGATAATAGTATTTTATTAGGGATTGCTGAAGAAAACCCTGACTATACCTTAGCAGGTGATATTTTTACAGATGAACCTTATGGTATCGCCATTAATAAAGGACAAGAACCTTTTTTAAATCGTGTGAATGAAGCCTTGGCGACACTAAAAGCTAACGGGACTTATGATAAAATTTATGACAAATGGTTCCCTAAATAA
- a CDS encoding amino acid ABC transporter permease — MFTIFSNYSDALLEGFKFTLYSSILALLFSLIIGTLMAIFQLSHTKLIRNLAKAYVEFFRNIPLLVIVMFFYVVVPLYWFQIDGFTAGTIGLTIYTSAFIAETVRAGIDGVPRGQMEAGLSSGFTYVQAMWYIVLPQAFKIVIPPLGNQFINLVKNSSVLAIVAGLDLMYQGDLIASETFNTFDTYIVVAAFYLILTLPLSYLMKYVERRLEVQA, encoded by the coding sequence ATGTTCACTATTTTTTCAAATTACTCTGACGCTTTACTGGAAGGCTTTAAATTTACTCTTTATTCAAGTATTTTAGCGTTACTTTTCAGTTTAATCATCGGAACATTAATGGCCATTTTTCAGTTATCTCATACGAAACTAATTAGAAATTTAGCAAAAGCCTATGTTGAATTTTTCAGAAATATTCCTTTGCTTGTTATTGTTATGTTTTTCTATGTTGTTGTTCCACTTTATTGGTTCCAAATCGATGGTTTTACAGCAGGAACTATTGGCTTAACTATCTATACTTCTGCTTTTATTGCAGAAACTGTCAGAGCAGGAATCGATGGAGTTCCACGAGGACAAATGGAAGCGGGACTTTCTTCTGGCTTCACATATGTCCAAGCAATGTGGTATATTGTTTTGCCGCAAGCTTTTAAAATTGTTATTCCACCACTAGGGAATCAATTTATCAACTTAGTTAAAAACTCATCAGTTTTAGCAATAGTTGCTGGGTTAGATTTAATGTATCAAGGTGATTTAATTGCCAGTGAAACATTTAATACATTTGATACCTATATTGTAGTTGCAGCCTTTTATTTAATTTTAACGTTGCCACTCTCTTATTTAATGAAGTATGTCGAACGCCGCTTAGAAGTCCAAGCCTAA
- a CDS encoding amino acid ABC transporter permease, producing MQFFDAFSWINIRFLLDGLLVTVQVALFSILFSFVIGGLIGLVRFMKVPVASKLVGILTDIIRNLPLLLIIFFTYFALPQIGIRLSIFWASVAALTIFESAMLSEIIRAGLNAVPKGQMEAGRSTGLTYSQTLVSIIFPQAFKQMLPPIVSQFIALIKDTSLAVIISLPELTHNAKIIYGQDTNAVLPMFAAMAFLYFIVCYALSLVSKRLELRLAN from the coding sequence TTGCAATTTTTTGACGCATTTTCGTGGATTAATATCCGCTTTTTATTAGATGGATTGTTAGTAACTGTTCAAGTTGCCTTATTCTCAATTCTCTTCAGTTTTGTGATTGGCGGACTAATTGGTCTAGTACGTTTTATGAAAGTACCTGTAGCCTCAAAACTAGTTGGTATTCTAACAGATATTATTCGTAATTTACCCTTGCTTTTAATCATTTTCTTTACTTATTTTGCCTTACCGCAAATCGGGATTCGATTAAGTATCTTCTGGGCTTCTGTTGCGGCCTTAACGATTTTTGAATCAGCTATGCTATCAGAAATTATTCGTGCCGGATTAAATGCAGTTCCAAAAGGACAGATGGAAGCAGGTCGTTCAACAGGCCTAACTTATTCTCAAACATTAGTTAGTATCATTTTTCCACAAGCCTTTAAACAAATGTTGCCACCTATTGTCAGCCAGTTTATTGCATTGATTAAAGATACTTCGTTAGCTGTGATTATTTCTTTACCTGAATTAACCCACAATGCTAAAATTATTTATGGGCAAGATACGAATGCTGTCTTACCAATGTTTGCCGCTATGGCATTTTTATACTTTATTGTCTGTTATGCACTTTCTCTTGTTTCAAAACGTTTAGAACTTCGCTTAGCAAACTAA
- a CDS encoding ABC transporter ATP-binding protein, giving the protein MIKFENVTKEYQADTPVVSSLNLEIKAGEFFVLIGPSGSGKTTTLKMINRLIPLTTGTIRIQGKPISEYNLNELRWNIGYVLQQIALFPNMTIEENITIVPEMKKWPKNQLANRVTDLLNSVGLDAESYRHRKPAELSGGEQQRVGVLRALAADPDIILMDEPFSALDPISRKKLQEDVAKLQKKVQKTVVFVTHDMQEALALGDRICIMRDGLVEQIGTPAELAAQPKNEFVREFLQSGHIPIEEAGTVQDLLDANCYACLTTDILNDLDSNFLVPSDSIDSLVLKLTNASEISIKNPESSLIIGTITAEHLVAFLASKLQTGGAPL; this is encoded by the coding sequence ATGATTAAATTTGAAAATGTTACAAAAGAATACCAAGCAGATACACCAGTTGTTTCTAGTTTAAATTTAGAAATAAAAGCTGGAGAATTTTTTGTATTAATTGGTCCTAGTGGTAGCGGGAAAACGACCACTTTGAAAATGATTAACCGTTTAATTCCTCTGACTACTGGTACAATCAGAATTCAAGGAAAACCAATTAGTGAGTATAATTTAAATGAATTACGCTGGAATATCGGTTACGTTCTTCAACAAATTGCGCTCTTTCCGAATATGACTATCGAAGAAAATATCACAATTGTGCCTGAAATGAAAAAATGGCCCAAGAATCAGTTGGCAAATCGAGTAACGGACTTACTAAATAGCGTCGGATTAGATGCTGAAAGTTATCGTCATCGAAAGCCTGCTGAACTTTCTGGCGGAGAACAACAACGTGTCGGTGTTCTTCGTGCTCTGGCAGCTGACCCTGATATTATTCTGATGGATGAGCCGTTTAGTGCTCTTGATCCTATTAGCCGTAAAAAATTACAAGAAGATGTTGCTAAACTTCAAAAAAAAGTTCAGAAGACAGTCGTTTTCGTCACCCATGACATGCAAGAAGCTTTGGCTTTGGGCGATCGAATCTGTATTATGCGAGATGGGCTGGTTGAACAAATTGGGACTCCAGCAGAGCTTGCTGCACAACCAAAAAATGAGTTTGTCCGAGAATTTCTTCAATCTGGTCATATTCCAATTGAGGAGGCTGGAACCGTTCAGGATTTATTGGATGCAAATTGTTACGCTTGTTTAACAACTGATATACTAAATGATCTAGATTCCAATTTTTTAGTCCCTTCCGACTCTATAGATAGCTTAGTTCTTAAACTAACAAATGCATCTGAGATTTCAATTAAAAATCCAGAGAGTTCTCTTATTATTGGGACAATTACAGCGGAGCATCTTGTTGCTTTTCTTGCGTCTAAACTCCAGACAGGAGGTGCGCCCCTATGA
- a CDS encoding ABC transporter permease/substrate-binding protein produces the protein MKLFFDTLLERKDELTTALLQHIQISFIALLIAVLIALPLGIYLSNHRKIAEPIIQITAIFQTIPSLALLGLLIPLVGIGTLPATIALVIYALLPILRNTYTGIIEVDSSLIEASNAMGMNLWRRLSKVQIPLAMPMIMAGIRNAMVLIIGTATLAALIGAGGLGSLILLGIDRNNNQLILLGAIPAALLAILFDYLLRFFERISFKKTLLTLGGITVIMLGFILLPLLNQPQKEIVIGGKLGAEPDILINMYKELIETDSDLTVTLKPNMGKTSFLFNALKNGDIDIYPEFTGTVLETFLEENAETHNPDKVYQQAKNGVAKKFQMSYLKPMAYNNTYALAVSPQLANDYKLKTISDLIPLADTAKAGFTLEFTDRQDGYKGIQDLYKLTFKSVQTMEPKLRYSAIESGSINVLDAYSTDSELAQYKLTVLKDDKELFPPYQGAPLLLTKTIEKYPELETILSKLAGKITDAEMRKMNYAVNVEGKSPKTVAHNYLVKEKLVKE, from the coding sequence ATGAAACTTTTCTTTGATACGTTACTTGAACGGAAAGATGAATTAACTACTGCGTTACTTCAACACATTCAAATTTCATTTATAGCACTTTTAATTGCAGTACTAATTGCCTTACCTCTAGGGATTTATTTAAGTAATCATCGTAAAATTGCAGAACCGATTATTCAAATTACCGCGATTTTTCAAACAATCCCTTCATTAGCCTTACTAGGACTCTTAATTCCTTTGGTAGGTATTGGAACATTGCCTGCTACTATTGCCTTAGTCATTTATGCTTTATTGCCTATTTTACGAAATACCTACACAGGTATTATTGAAGTCGATTCCTCTCTAATTGAAGCCAGTAATGCTATGGGAATGAATCTATGGCGCCGCTTATCTAAAGTGCAAATACCACTTGCTATGCCCATGATTATGGCTGGAATTCGTAACGCCATGGTTTTAATTATTGGAACAGCAACGTTAGCAGCTTTAATTGGTGCTGGAGGTCTTGGAAGCTTAATTCTATTGGGAATTGATCGTAATAATAATCAATTAATTTTATTAGGTGCTATTCCAGCGGCTTTATTAGCGATTTTATTTGACTATCTATTGCGTTTCTTTGAACGGATTTCTTTCAAAAAAACATTGCTAACACTTGGTGGAATCACAGTTATTATGTTAGGCTTTATTCTTTTGCCTTTACTCAATCAACCTCAAAAAGAAATCGTAATCGGTGGTAAATTGGGAGCAGAACCAGATATTTTGATTAATATGTATAAAGAATTAATTGAAACTGACTCTGATTTAACCGTGACATTGAAACCAAATATGGGAAAAACTAGCTTTTTATTTAATGCTTTAAAAAATGGCGATATTGATATTTATCCAGAATTTACTGGAACTGTGCTGGAAACTTTCTTAGAAGAAAATGCAGAAACTCATAACCCTGATAAAGTTTACCAACAAGCTAAAAATGGTGTCGCTAAGAAATTTCAAATGAGTTATTTGAAACCAATGGCTTATAATAATACCTACGCCTTAGCCGTTTCACCGCAACTGGCCAACGACTACAAATTAAAAACTATTTCTGATTTAATTCCTTTAGCAGATACTGCTAAAGCAGGCTTTACTTTAGAATTCACTGATCGTCAAGATGGCTATAAAGGTATTCAAGATTTGTATAAATTAACCTTTAAATCGGTCCAAACGATGGAACCAAAATTGCGTTATTCTGCCATTGAATCTGGTAGTATTAACGTCTTAGATGCTTACTCAACAGATAGTGAACTAGCCCAATACAAGTTAACTGTTTTAAAAGATGATAAAGAATTATTCCCACCTTACCAAGGCGCACCTTTGCTTTTAACAAAAACAATAGAGAAATATCCTGAATTAGAAACTATTTTATCAAAACTAGCAGGAAAAATTACTGATGCTGAAATGCGTAAAATGAATTATGCTGTCAATGTCGAAGGAAAATCTCCTAAAACTGTAGCTCACAACTACTTAGTTAAAGAGAAGCTAGTAAAAGAATAA
- a CDS encoding alpha/beta fold hydrolase, with amino-acid sequence MNKNKRNKPILKFLKIGALSLIGLIVIAFGSIYVAHQISLKNEESKIESYGQKIDVFDGTMNVLVEGKGKETVVLLTGYGTASPGLDFKPLIKELKTKYKVVVIEPFGYGLSSQTKRERTAENMVEEIHAVTEKLKLDSFILMGHSIAGIYGLNYVNTYPENVEAFVGIDSSTPNQPWPGFKDAFPNFLQKSGIFRLMVKLNPESFKVGDMDDATFEQIRLLTMKNMSNETMRKEGYALDLSFESAKKLSFPKELPVLLFVAEKNESTLDGWLELHQEQIAHSVKGEVIELPGTHYLHHTQSKQIVKDLNQFLN; translated from the coding sequence ATGAATAAAAATAAACGAAATAAGCCAATCTTGAAATTTTTAAAAATAGGAGCACTGTCTTTGATAGGGTTGATCGTCATAGCCTTTGGAAGTATCTATGTTGCTCACCAAATAAGTTTGAAAAACGAGGAGTCTAAAATAGAGTCCTATGGACAAAAAATAGATGTTTTTGATGGGACCATGAATGTTCTTGTCGAAGGAAAAGGAAAAGAGACGGTTGTATTGCTGACGGGGTATGGGACAGCAAGCCCAGGACTTGATTTTAAGCCGTTAATAAAAGAGCTGAAAACTAAGTATAAGGTTGTTGTAATTGAGCCTTTTGGCTACGGATTAAGCAGTCAAACCAAACGTGAACGAACAGCAGAAAATATGGTTGAAGAAATTCACGCTGTTACAGAAAAGTTAAAACTAGATTCATTTATTCTAATGGGGCATTCAATTGCTGGAATCTATGGTTTAAATTATGTAAATACCTATCCAGAAAATGTTGAAGCATTTGTAGGAATTGACTCCAGTACCCCAAATCAACCTTGGCCAGGTTTTAAAGATGCATTTCCAAACTTCCTACAAAAATCAGGAATCTTTAGATTGATGGTTAAATTAAACCCAGAGAGCTTTAAAGTCGGAGATATGGATGATGCAACTTTTGAACAAATACGTTTACTAACCATGAAAAATATGAGCAATGAGACCATGCGTAAGGAAGGTTATGCCTTAGATCTAAGTTTTGAATCAGCTAAAAAGCTATCTTTTCCAAAAGAGTTACCGGTACTTTTATTTGTAGCTGAAAAAAATGAATCAACTCTTGACGGATGGCTCGAATTACATCAAGAACAAATAGCTCATTCAGTCAAAGGAGAAGTCATTGAATTACCAGGAACACATTATTTGCATCATACGCAATCCAAACAAATAGTCAAAGATTTAAACCAGTTTTTGAATTAA
- a CDS encoding TetR/AcrR family transcriptional regulator, with the protein MSKKYNTEETIKAILDVSTQLFVEKGYEKTTIQDIVNNLDGLSRGAIYHHFQSKEEIIDGVIKRLVPNTKYIDAISNRKDLNGLEKMQHLLLETLLNKEVGTSFGLTYSLFNNPKFFMLYMRNSSEVLSPQIEAYIIEGNQDGSLSVKFPKQIGEIVVLLLNTWFTLALFPNTVDTFWDKIQASKYVLDSIGVNILSDEIISRIKHEIKEKEGKYE; encoded by the coding sequence ATGAGTAAAAAATATAATACAGAAGAAACGATTAAAGCTATTTTAGATGTTTCAACACAATTATTTGTTGAAAAAGGTTATGAGAAAACGACCATTCAAGATATTGTCAACAATTTAGATGGTTTATCACGTGGGGCTATTTACCATCATTTTCAATCAAAAGAAGAAATTATTGATGGTGTAATCAAAAGACTAGTACCAAATACTAAATATATAGACGCGATTAGTAACCGAAAAGATTTAAATGGCTTAGAAAAGATGCAACACTTACTTTTGGAGACTTTATTAAATAAAGAAGTTGGTACATCATTTGGCTTAACCTATTCTTTATTTAACAACCCCAAATTTTTTATGCTCTATATGCGAAATAGCAGCGAAGTCCTATCACCGCAAATTGAAGCCTATATCATTGAAGGAAACCAAGATGGATCTTTATCTGTGAAATTTCCTAAGCAAATCGGTGAGATTGTTGTGTTATTGCTAAATACATGGTTTACTCTTGCTTTGTTTCCCAATACAGTCGACACTTTTTGGGATAAAATTCAAGCATCAAAATATGTTTTAGATTCCATAGGAGTGAATATTTTAAGTGATGAAATAATTAGCAGAATTAAGCATGAAATTAAAGAAAAAGAGGGAAAGTATGAATAA
- a CDS encoding glycoside hydrolase family 125 protein has translation MTIQYSKEVIETLKATVAQKSSNPRWSEVFSNCFDNTLETTVKLTEAEDIFVITGDIPAMWLRDSSAQIKPYLVIANQDPKIKEMIQGLLERQVKCILIDPYANAFNETENGACYHQDITEMNGWIWERKYEVDSLCYPIELAYLLWKKTGETNHFTKEFKQAAETIINLFKTEQRHENSTYRFERFGERPEDTLSNNGLGEPCGYTGMTWSGFRPSDDSCTFNYLVPANMFAVVILGYLAEIFEEIYHEKTAVEEANQLKEEINRGIEEWGIVEHEGKKVYAYEVDGLGNYVLMDDANVPSLLAAPYLGYCEIDDAIYQQTRAVLLSEKNPYYYEGNYLKGIGSEHTPKEYVWPIALAIQGLTTNKKAEKIEMLNKLVETEAGTNYMHEGINVNNPNEYTREWFSWANMMFCELLLDCLEL, from the coding sequence ATGACCATTCAATATTCCAAAGAAGTCATCGAAACATTAAAAGCAACTGTAGCCCAAAAATCTAGTAATCCTAGATGGAGTGAAGTCTTTTCTAATTGTTTTGATAATACCTTAGAAACTACAGTGAAATTAACAGAAGCAGAAGATATATTTGTGATAACAGGAGACATACCAGCTATGTGGTTACGAGATTCCTCTGCTCAAATCAAACCTTATTTAGTAATCGCAAATCAAGATCCAAAAATAAAAGAAATGATTCAAGGATTGTTAGAGCGTCAAGTTAAATGTATCTTAATTGATCCTTATGCAAATGCCTTTAATGAAACCGAAAATGGGGCGTGCTATCACCAAGATATCACTGAAATGAATGGCTGGATTTGGGAGCGTAAATACGAAGTAGACTCCTTATGTTATCCAATCGAGCTAGCTTATCTACTATGGAAAAAAACAGGTGAAACTAATCATTTCACTAAAGAATTTAAGCAAGCAGCCGAAACAATCATTAATCTTTTTAAAACGGAGCAACGTCACGAAAATTCTACTTACCGGTTCGAACGTTTTGGTGAACGTCCAGAAGATACATTATCAAACAATGGCTTAGGAGAACCTTGTGGCTACACTGGAATGACTTGGTCAGGATTTCGTCCAAGTGATGATAGCTGTACCTTTAATTATTTAGTTCCAGCAAATATGTTTGCAGTCGTTATTTTAGGTTATTTGGCAGAAATCTTCGAGGAAATATATCACGAAAAGACAGCAGTTGAAGAAGCAAACCAACTAAAAGAAGAAATAAATCGAGGTATAGAAGAATGGGGTATCGTCGAACATGAAGGCAAAAAAGTTTATGCTTATGAAGTTGATGGCTTGGGGAATTATGTATTAATGGACGATGCCAATGTCCCTAGTTTATTAGCTGCTCCATATTTAGGATACTGTGAAATAGACGACGCTATTTACCAACAAACAAGAGCAGTGCTTTTATCGGAAAAAAATCCTTATTATTATGAAGGAAACTATTTAAAAGGTATTGGCAGTGAACATACACCTAAAGAATATGTTTGGCCAATTGCACTGGCTATTCAAGGTTTAACAACCAATAAGAAAGCTGAAAAAATAGAAATGCTAAATAAGTTAGTTGAAACCGAAGCAGGGACAAATTACATGCATGAAGGAATCAATGTGAATAATCCTAACGAATATACAAGAGAATGGTTTTCATGGGCGAATATGATGTTTTGTGAACTGTTACTGGATTGTTTAGAACTGTAA
- a CDS encoding MurR/RpiR family transcriptional regulator → MESYIELTIQANEKKFTDVEKIIAQYFLDGNKELGIQELAKELSVSNSSITRFCKKIGLANYKELIYLYKYSSKDKQKEADSSISYVNQNYSLLLNDIIEKLNRDEVKKAALMIDAGRIIHYWGTGYNAFCGEDFQFKFSRLGKIINVIKDEHSIVMMAHGVQEGDLVVLSSLSGENNAVLTALKIVAEKRAKAIVITANEKSPYKKFSEAFCLTSSMGKKDMGGISPQIPVLTVIDTLYTEILAMYHEDTVKSWIKSEVILKGK, encoded by the coding sequence ATGGAAAGCTATATTGAATTAACCATTCAGGCGAATGAAAAGAAGTTTACGGACGTTGAAAAAATTATTGCGCAGTATTTTCTTGATGGAAATAAAGAACTAGGTATTCAAGAATTGGCTAAAGAACTCAGCGTTTCTAACTCTTCTATTACACGATTTTGTAAAAAAATTGGCTTAGCGAATTATAAAGAATTAATTTATCTTTATAAGTACTCTAGCAAAGATAAGCAAAAAGAAGCAGATTCAAGTATTAGTTATGTGAATCAGAATTACTCACTATTACTAAACGATATTATTGAAAAATTAAACCGTGATGAAGTCAAGAAAGCAGCCTTAATGATTGATGCTGGCCGGATTATTCATTATTGGGGAACAGGTTATAACGCTTTTTGTGGAGAAGATTTTCAATTTAAATTTTCACGATTAGGAAAAATTATCAATGTCATAAAAGATGAGCATTCAATTGTAATGATGGCTCACGGGGTTCAAGAAGGTGATCTTGTCGTTTTGTCATCATTGTCAGGAGAAAATAACGCTGTGTTAACAGCTTTGAAAATTGTGGCAGAAAAACGAGCAAAAGCCATAGTGATTACTGCAAATGAAAAAAGTCCTTATAAAAAATTCTCAGAAGCTTTTTGTTTAACTAGCTCAATGGGGAAAAAAGACATGGGGGGGATTTCACCTCAAATTCCAGTTTTAACCGTTATTGATACATTATATACCGAAATCTTAGCCATGTACCATGAAGATACCGTTAAATCATGGATCAAATCAGAAGTCATTTTAAAAGGAAAATAG
- a CDS encoding PTS sugar transporter subunit IIC encodes MKINVEKLQEPLLKIANKVDNNSVLQAIKNAFISSIPFTVVGSFSNLIKMQIDAFFGDTSIGQTASKIFGNVYLGTLGIVALLIVFSTAYNYARELMRKHPEANINPLLATLLAFAAYFVMVPNNVNFADSTADIVQGYANNFFSYEGMFTALIVGLLAVFFYSVLAKRKIAIKLPGNVPPNVFDSFFALIPISIVLLGCSVVKVAIEAFDFNSFMDLVSQLFVQPLTSVGTGLPAIVVVILLQQILWFLGLHGFNIVWGVVSALWLPVFLENVAKFAETNSFDNISIAPNTMTNVYAMIGGSGATFGLILAILIFTPKTYSGREVAKLSFIPGLFGINEPIIFGFPIVLNPLMFIPFVFVPIFNAVVAYIVTKIGWVVPLVVLNSGNEPIFISTWILGAFHLSPVILTAVLVVLDVIIYAPFVRMNMKFDQSQLLNAENQA; translated from the coding sequence ATGAAAATAAATGTTGAGAAACTTCAAGAACCTTTACTAAAAATTGCCAATAAAGTGGATAATAATAGTGTCTTACAGGCCATCAAGAATGCCTTTATTAGCAGTATTCCTTTTACTGTAGTTGGTTCATTTTCAAATCTGATTAAAATGCAAATTGACGCGTTTTTTGGAGACACATCAATTGGACAAACGGCCTCAAAAATATTTGGCAATGTGTATCTTGGAACCTTAGGGATAGTTGCTTTACTAATCGTATTTTCTACAGCGTATAATTATGCGAGAGAGTTGATGCGAAAACATCCGGAAGCTAATATTAATCCTTTGTTAGCAACACTATTGGCTTTTGCAGCGTACTTTGTAATGGTACCAAATAATGTCAACTTTGCAGATAGTACAGCAGATATAGTACAAGGTTACGCCAATAACTTTTTCAGTTATGAAGGGATGTTTACGGCTCTTATTGTAGGATTGTTAGCTGTTTTCTTCTATTCCGTATTAGCTAAACGTAAAATTGCCATTAAATTACCAGGAAATGTTCCACCTAACGTATTTGATTCATTTTTCGCCTTAATTCCAATTTCAATTGTTTTATTAGGCTGTTCAGTAGTAAAAGTTGCGATTGAAGCATTTGACTTCAATTCATTTATGGACTTAGTTAGTCAACTGTTTGTCCAACCTTTAACATCAGTAGGAACGGGATTGCCAGCGATAGTTGTCGTTATTTTACTGCAACAAATTCTATGGTTCCTAGGTTTACACGGCTTTAATATTGTCTGGGGTGTTGTTTCTGCTTTATGGTTGCCAGTTTTCTTAGAAAATGTAGCCAAATTTGCTGAAACAAATAGCTTTGATAATATTTCAATTGCACCAAATACAATGACAAATGTCTATGCTATGATTGGTGGTTCTGGAGCCACATTTGGATTAATTTTAGCTATTCTAATCTTTACGCCTAAAACCTATAGTGGACGAGAAGTTGCAAAACTTTCATTTATTCCAGGACTATTTGGTATCAACGAACCAATTATTTTCGGTTTCCCAATCGTTTTAAATCCATTAATGTTCATTCCTTTTGTTTTTGTTCCAATTTTTAATGCCGTTGTCGCTTATATAGTGACAAAAATTGGTTGGGTTGTACCATTAGTTGTGTTAAATTCAGGAAATGAACCAATATTTATTAGTACATGGATTTTAGGAGCCTTCCATTTAAGTCCCGTAATTTTGACAGCCGTTTTAGTTGTCCTAGACGTGATTATCTATGCACCATTTGTTCGTATGAATATGAAATTTGACCAAAGTCAATTGCTTAATGCGGAGAATCAAGCCTAA